The Pan paniscus chromosome 12, NHGRI_mPanPan1-v2.0_pri, whole genome shotgun sequence genome window below encodes:
- the MOGS gene encoding mannosyl-oligosaccharide glucosidase isoform X2, whose product MKTRSPKPLLTGLMWAQQGTTPGTPKLRHTCEQGDGVGPYGWEFHDGLSFGRQHIQDGALRLTTEFVKRPGGQHGGDWSWRVTVEPQASGTSALPLVSLFFYVVTDGKEVLLPEVGAKGQLKFISGHTSELGDFRFTLLPPTSPGDTAPKYGSYNVFWTSNPGLPLLTEMVKSRLNSWFQHRPPGASPERYLGLPGSLKWEDRGPSGQGQGQFLIQQVTLKIPISIEFVFESGSAQAGGNQALPRLAGSLLTQALESHAEAFRERFEKTFQLKEKGLSSGEQVLGQAALSGLLGGIGYFYGQGLVLPDMGVEGSEQKVDPALFPPVPLFTAVPSRSFFPRGFLWDEGFHQLVVQRWDPSLTREALGHWLGLLNADGWIGREQILGDEARARVPPEFLVQRAVHANPPTLLLPVAHMLEVGDPDDLAFLRKALPRLHAWFSWLHQSQAGPLPLSYRWRGRDPALPTLLNPKTLPSGLDDYPRASHPSVTERHLDLRCWVALGARVLTRLAEHLGEAEVAAELGPLAASLEAAESLDELHWAPELGVFADFGNHTKAVQLKPRSPQGLVRVVGRPQPQLQYVDALGYVSLFPLLLRLLDPTSSRLGPLLDILADSRHLWSPFGLRSLAASSSFYGQRNSEHDPPYWRGAVWLNVNYLALGALHHYGHLEGPHQARAAKLHSELRANVVGNVWRQYQATGFLWEQYSDRDGRGMGCRPFHGWTSLVLLAMAEDY is encoded by the exons ATGAAGACCCGCAGCCCGAAGCCCCTCCTCACCG GACTGATGTGGGCGCAGCAGGGCACCACCCCGGggactcctaagctcaggcacaCGTGTGAGCAGGGGGACGGTGTGGGTCCCTATGGCTGGGAGTTCCACGACGGCCTCTCCTTCGGGCGCCAACACATCCAGGATGGGGCCTTAAGGCTCACCACTGAGTTCGTCAAGAGGCCTGGGGGTCAGCACGGAGGGGACTGGAGCTGGAGAGTGACTGTAGAGCCTCAG GCCTCAGGTACTTCTGCCCTCCCTTTGGTCTCCCTGTTCTTCTATGTGGTGACAGATGGCAAGGAAGTCCTACTACCAGAGGTTGGGGCCAAGGGGCAGTTGAAGTTCATCAGTGGGCACACCAGTGAACTTGGTGACTTCCGCTTTACACTTTTGCCACCAACCAGTCCAGGGGATACAGCCCCCAAGTATGGCAG CTACAATGTCTTCTGGACCTCCAACCCAGGACTGCCCCTGCTGACAGAGATGGTAAAGAGTCGCCTAAATAGCTGGTTTCAGCATCGGCCCCCAGGGGCCTCCCCTGAACGCTACCTCGGCTTGCCAGGATCCCTGAAGTGGGAGGACAGAGGTCCAAGTGGGCAAGGGCAGGGGCAGTTCTTGATACAGCAGGTGACCCTGAAAATTCCCATTTCCATAGAGTTTGTGTTTGAATCAGGCAGTGCCCAGGCAGGAGGAAATCAAGCCCTGCCAAGACTGGCAGGCAGTCTACTGACCCAGGCCCTGGAGAGCCATGCTGAAGCCTTTAGAGAGCGCTTTGAGAAGACCTTCCAGCTGAAGGAGAAGGGCCTGAGCTCTGGCGAGCAGGTTTTGGGTCAGGCTGCCCTCAGCGGCCTCCTTGGTGGAATTGGCTACTTCTACGGACAAGGGCTGGTATTGCCAGACATGGGGGTGGAAGGGTCTGAGCAGAAGGTGGACCCAGCCCTCTTTCCACCCGTACCTCTTTTTACAGCAGTGCCCTCCCGGTCATTCTTCCCACGAGGCTTCCTTTGGGATGAAGGCTTTCACCAGCTGGTGGTTCAGCGGTGGGATCCCTCCCTCACCCGGGAAGCCCTTGGCCACTGGCTGGGGCTGCTAAATGCTGATGGCTGGATTGGGAGGGAGCAGATACTGGGGGATGAGGCCCGAGCCCGGGTGCCTCCAGAATTCCTAGTACAACGAGCAGTCCACGCCAACCCCCCAACCCTACTTTTGCCTGTAGCCCATATGCTAGAGGTTGGTGACCCTGACGACTTGGCTTTCCTCCGAAAGGCCTTGCCCCGCCTGCATGCCTGGTTTTCCTGGCTCCATCAGAGCCAGGCAGGCCCACTGCCACTATCTTACCGCTGGCGGGGACGGGACCCTGCCTTACCAACCTTACTGAACCCCAAGACCCTACCCTCTGGGCTGGATGACTACCCCCGGGCTTCACACCCTTCAGTAACCGAGCGGCACCTGGACCTGCGATGTTGGGTGGCACTGGGTGCCCGTGTGCTGACGCGGCTGGCAGAGCATCTGGGTGAGGCTGAGGTAGCTGCTGAGCTGGGCCCACTGGCTGCCTCACTGGAGGCAGCAGAGAGCCTGGATGAGCTGCACTGGGCCCCAGAGCTAGGAGTCTTTGCAGACTTTGGGAACCACACAAAAGCAGTACAGCTGAAGCCCAGGTCCCCTCAGGGGCTCGTTCGGGTGGTGGGTCGGCCCCAACCTCAACTGCAGTATGTAGATGCCCTTGGCTATGTCAGTCTTTTTCCCTTGCTGCTGCGACTGCTGGACCCCACCTCATCCCGCCTTGGGCCCCTGCTGGACATTCTAGCCGACAGCCGCCATCTCTGGAGCCCCTTTGGTTTACGCTCccttgcagcctccagctcctttTATGGCCAGCGCAATTCAGAGCATGATCCCCCCTACTGGCGGGGTGCTGTGTGGCTCAATGTCAACTACCTGGCTTTGGGAGCACTCCACCACTATGGGCATCTGGAGGGTCCTCACCAGGCTCGGGCTGCCAAACTCCACAGTGAGCTCCGTGCCAACGTGGTAGGCAATGTATGGCGCCAGTACCAGGCTACAGGCTTTCTTTGGGAGCAGTACAGTGACCGCGATGGGCGAGGCATGGGCTG
- the MOGS gene encoding mannosyl-oligosaccharide glucosidase isoform X1, with translation MARGERRRRAVPAEGVRTAERAARGGPGRRDGRGGGPRSTAGGVALAVVVLSLALGMSGRWVLAWYRARRAVTLHSAPPVLPADSSSPAVAPDLFWGTYRPHVYFGMKTRSPKPLLTGLMWAQQGTTPGTPKLRHTCEQGDGVGPYGWEFHDGLSFGRQHIQDGALRLTTEFVKRPGGQHGGDWSWRVTVEPQASGTSALPLVSLFFYVVTDGKEVLLPEVGAKGQLKFISGHTSELGDFRFTLLPPTSPGDTAPKYGSYNVFWTSNPGLPLLTEMVKSRLNSWFQHRPPGASPERYLGLPGSLKWEDRGPSGQGQGQFLIQQVTLKIPISIEFVFESGSAQAGGNQALPRLAGSLLTQALESHAEAFRERFEKTFQLKEKGLSSGEQVLGQAALSGLLGGIGYFYGQGLVLPDMGVEGSEQKVDPALFPPVPLFTAVPSRSFFPRGFLWDEGFHQLVVQRWDPSLTREALGHWLGLLNADGWIGREQILGDEARARVPPEFLVQRAVHANPPTLLLPVAHMLEVGDPDDLAFLRKALPRLHAWFSWLHQSQAGPLPLSYRWRGRDPALPTLLNPKTLPSGLDDYPRASHPSVTERHLDLRCWVALGARVLTRLAEHLGEAEVAAELGPLAASLEAAESLDELHWAPELGVFADFGNHTKAVQLKPRSPQGLVRVVGRPQPQLQYVDALGYVSLFPLLLRLLDPTSSRLGPLLDILADSRHLWSPFGLRSLAASSSFYGQRNSEHDPPYWRGAVWLNVNYLALGALHHYGHLEGPHQARAAKLHSELRANVVGNVWRQYQATGFLWEQYSDRDGRGMGCRPFHGWTSLVLLAMAEDY, from the exons ATGGCTCGGGGCGAGCGGCGGCGCCGCGCAGTGCCGGCAGAGGGAGTGCGGACAGCCGAGAGGGCGGCTCGGGGAGGCCCCGGGCGACGGGACGGCCGGGGCGGCGGGCCGCGTAGCACGGCTGGAGGAGTGGCTCTGGCCGTCGTGGTCCTGTCTTTGGCCCTGGGTATGTCGGGGCGCTGGGTGCTGGCGTGGTACCGTGCGCGGCGGGCGGTCACGCTGCACTCCGCGCCTCCTGTGTTGCCTGCCGACTCCTCCAGCCCCGCCGTGGCCCCGGACCTCTTCTGGGGAACCTACCGCCCTCACGTCTACTTCGGCATGAAGACCCGCAGCCCGAAGCCCCTCCTCACCG GACTGATGTGGGCGCAGCAGGGCACCACCCCGGggactcctaagctcaggcacaCGTGTGAGCAGGGGGACGGTGTGGGTCCCTATGGCTGGGAGTTCCACGACGGCCTCTCCTTCGGGCGCCAACACATCCAGGATGGGGCCTTAAGGCTCACCACTGAGTTCGTCAAGAGGCCTGGGGGTCAGCACGGAGGGGACTGGAGCTGGAGAGTGACTGTAGAGCCTCAG GCCTCAGGTACTTCTGCCCTCCCTTTGGTCTCCCTGTTCTTCTATGTGGTGACAGATGGCAAGGAAGTCCTACTACCAGAGGTTGGGGCCAAGGGGCAGTTGAAGTTCATCAGTGGGCACACCAGTGAACTTGGTGACTTCCGCTTTACACTTTTGCCACCAACCAGTCCAGGGGATACAGCCCCCAAGTATGGCAG CTACAATGTCTTCTGGACCTCCAACCCAGGACTGCCCCTGCTGACAGAGATGGTAAAGAGTCGCCTAAATAGCTGGTTTCAGCATCGGCCCCCAGGGGCCTCCCCTGAACGCTACCTCGGCTTGCCAGGATCCCTGAAGTGGGAGGACAGAGGTCCAAGTGGGCAAGGGCAGGGGCAGTTCTTGATACAGCAGGTGACCCTGAAAATTCCCATTTCCATAGAGTTTGTGTTTGAATCAGGCAGTGCCCAGGCAGGAGGAAATCAAGCCCTGCCAAGACTGGCAGGCAGTCTACTGACCCAGGCCCTGGAGAGCCATGCTGAAGCCTTTAGAGAGCGCTTTGAGAAGACCTTCCAGCTGAAGGAGAAGGGCCTGAGCTCTGGCGAGCAGGTTTTGGGTCAGGCTGCCCTCAGCGGCCTCCTTGGTGGAATTGGCTACTTCTACGGACAAGGGCTGGTATTGCCAGACATGGGGGTGGAAGGGTCTGAGCAGAAGGTGGACCCAGCCCTCTTTCCACCCGTACCTCTTTTTACAGCAGTGCCCTCCCGGTCATTCTTCCCACGAGGCTTCCTTTGGGATGAAGGCTTTCACCAGCTGGTGGTTCAGCGGTGGGATCCCTCCCTCACCCGGGAAGCCCTTGGCCACTGGCTGGGGCTGCTAAATGCTGATGGCTGGATTGGGAGGGAGCAGATACTGGGGGATGAGGCCCGAGCCCGGGTGCCTCCAGAATTCCTAGTACAACGAGCAGTCCACGCCAACCCCCCAACCCTACTTTTGCCTGTAGCCCATATGCTAGAGGTTGGTGACCCTGACGACTTGGCTTTCCTCCGAAAGGCCTTGCCCCGCCTGCATGCCTGGTTTTCCTGGCTCCATCAGAGCCAGGCAGGCCCACTGCCACTATCTTACCGCTGGCGGGGACGGGACCCTGCCTTACCAACCTTACTGAACCCCAAGACCCTACCCTCTGGGCTGGATGACTACCCCCGGGCTTCACACCCTTCAGTAACCGAGCGGCACCTGGACCTGCGATGTTGGGTGGCACTGGGTGCCCGTGTGCTGACGCGGCTGGCAGAGCATCTGGGTGAGGCTGAGGTAGCTGCTGAGCTGGGCCCACTGGCTGCCTCACTGGAGGCAGCAGAGAGCCTGGATGAGCTGCACTGGGCCCCAGAGCTAGGAGTCTTTGCAGACTTTGGGAACCACACAAAAGCAGTACAGCTGAAGCCCAGGTCCCCTCAGGGGCTCGTTCGGGTGGTGGGTCGGCCCCAACCTCAACTGCAGTATGTAGATGCCCTTGGCTATGTCAGTCTTTTTCCCTTGCTGCTGCGACTGCTGGACCCCACCTCATCCCGCCTTGGGCCCCTGCTGGACATTCTAGCCGACAGCCGCCATCTCTGGAGCCCCTTTGGTTTACGCTCccttgcagcctccagctcctttTATGGCCAGCGCAATTCAGAGCATGATCCCCCCTACTGGCGGGGTGCTGTGTGGCTCAATGTCAACTACCTGGCTTTGGGAGCACTCCACCACTATGGGCATCTGGAGGGTCCTCACCAGGCTCGGGCTGCCAAACTCCACAGTGAGCTCCGTGCCAACGTGGTAGGCAATGTATGGCGCCAGTACCAGGCTACAGGCTTTCTTTGGGAGCAGTACAGTGACCGCGATGGGCGAGGCATGGGCTG